In Hydractinia symbiolongicarpus strain clone_291-10 chromosome 4, HSymV2.1, whole genome shotgun sequence, the following proteins share a genomic window:
- the LOC130641749 gene encoding EF-hand domain-containing family member B-like, whose product MLTNSGRFRDRNPETIPAGKLFGQGETAKECIKTPEKPRTPEQVHKFRCTTQPAPGKTRIFYGRYSDPDISSLLCHGIATRPSYVAGQLVSPQPKSYFEYRLMQKKEDSVYASRKRAPLGRSHDQRPGLPKGTEPNDQVYGLPTLKDCAAGELINPSKTRQQVAHESLQGSDLYKKSHSAYTVGETYNRKYNWSRVPATSCFGVETPHDNRGLNTKKTLKWLHETLSEKAAPVSSKRVDLFRERNTPQVGVVHDPIKDTMLVDQDHTFGIMVKPDECGAGDLIHMRNKASFLRGRERARGVLAAVRQHLKKANYHNFNDLKAAFTFYDKDKSGKIDINELREICKQFNLPVQQELLEMLLEYCDMDGDKQIDYVEFANFLNWKDKMPSGFQKRFNNSTEEEDIYEAKILREAKQSGMIPDEPSTEGLAVLSKQVDKSASDYATSASLINGNVLNNYTKDLRPYGIPTIRSDLPAPRIRRIGNNTNYGDESDSYGLINPSIYSNYGVYEEDFFKSRDPCEMKRILDSIGVEMTNEVFQDLWKEVRTGSPGGQVSVETFRNVLDEKVAEEYQKANNNNETESNNLGDIIQNMLNNKPKIYNKFHTDKIVKAPTRQEVLTS is encoded by the exons ATGCTAACTAACTCTGGAAGGTTTCGCGATAGGAATCCTGAAACAATACCG GCAGGGAAATTGTTTGGGCAAGGTGAAACAGCAAAAGAATGTATTAAAACGCCAGAAAAG CCTCGTACTCCTGAACAAGTGCATAAATTTCGATGTACAACACAACCAGCGCCAGGAAAAACTCGAATATTTTATGGACGATATAGCGATCCTGACATTTCTTCGCTTCTCTGTCATGGCATTGCAACTAGACCATCATATGTG gCTGGTCAGCTAGTAAGTCCTCAACCAAAAAGTTATTTTGAATACAGGCTGatgcaaaaaaaagaagatagtGTTTATGCTAGTCGCAAGAGAGCTCCATTGG GGCGGAGTCATGATCAAAGACCTGGTCTACCAAAAGGAACCGAACCTAATGATCAAGTATATGGTCTTCCAACACTTAAGGATTGTGCAGCTGGTGAACTGATAAATCCTTCGAAAACCAGGCAACAGGTTGCTCATGAAAGTCTTCAGGGTTCGGATTTGTATAAAAAGAGTCACAGTGCTTACACTGTTG GAGAAACTTACAATCGCAAGTATAATTGGTCTCGTGTGCCAGCCACAAGTTGTTTTGGTGTTGAAACACCACATGATAACAGAGGGTTGAACACCAAGAAGACCTTGAAGTGGCTCCATGAGACGTTGAG TGAGAAGGCGGCACCAGTGAGCTCCAAACGAGTTGACCTCTTTCGTGAACGCAATACACCCCAAGTCGGTGTTGTTCATGATCCCATCAAGGACACCATGCTGGTGGACCAGGACCACACATTTGGTATAATGGTGAAGCCAGACGAATGTGGAGCAGGAGACTTAATTCACATGCGGAACAAGGCTAGCTTTTTGAGAGGACGGGAAAGAGCAAGAGGTGTGTTAGCAGCCGTACGCCAGCATTTGAAGAAAGCTAACTATCACAACTTCAACGATTTGAAAGCTGCATTCACATTCTATGATAAG GACAAGTCTGGAAAGATTGACATAAACGAACTTCGCGAGATTTGCAAGCAGTTTAATCTTCCAGTCCAACAAGAGTTATTAGAAATGCTGCTTGAATACTGTGACATGGACGGCGATAAGCAGATCGACTATGTCGAGTTTGCAAATTTCTTAAACTGGAAAGATAAAATGCCGAGCGGTTTCCAGAAACGATTTAACAATAGCACCGAGGAGGAGGACATATACGAAGCTAAAATCCTCCGCGAAGCGAAGCAGTCTGGTATGATCCCAGATGAACCATCTACTGAAGGACTGGCTGTGTTAAGCAAACAAGTTGACAAGTCAGCAAGTGATTATGCCACGTCAGCATCTTTAATCAATGGCAACGTGCTCAATAATTACACAAAAG ATTTAAGGCCGTATGGAATACCCACTATTCGAAGTGATCTCCCCGCACCAAGAATACGAAGAATTGGAAACAACACG aattaCGGCGACGAGTCCGACTCATACGGATTGATCAACCCGTCGATATACTCCAATTATGGTGTTTATGAAGAAGACTTTTTCAAGAGTCGCGACCCATGTGAAATGAAACGAATACTTGACAGCATCGGTGTCGAGATGACCAATGAGGTATTTCAAGATCTGTGGAAAGAAGTGCGAACTGGCAGCCCTGGCGGACAG gtGTCTGTAGAAACCTTTCGAAATGTTTTGGATGAGAAAGTTGCTGAGGAATATCAGAAA GCGAACAATAATAACGAAACAGAATCAAACAATCTTGGAGATATCATTCAAAATATGCTAAACAATAAACCAAAAATTTACAATAAGTTCCATACCGATAAGATTGTAAAGGCTCCAACACGACAAGAG gTGCTGACGTCTTGA
- the LOC130641748 gene encoding uncharacterized protein LOC130641748 isoform X1 — MEEPLCNEDNVLVAPGDAAIDSSTYLKEETFSSNDIVERYDDDAPQVEHYSEVGSESGVEPDYTEWIFDDAASEAGVMFDLSNEQAMATLKYFTSTADRTNMMTKFHSNDLDLISQVLNDKEKDLELAAKIGQSLLQRNKSLMLKIEKMEEYLNQTMDNEQQLKFDLQQKNELVKMYWEDGEERSISSVGSQGDACDDEDMMRLTKRCRDLEKENHDLFTEALDIRQLTNDIEDKEEGLVFDCIQQLSEAKTQITTLTDEIAEKFEDNLQQQEEITQLINMVVELQKKQKQLSAENELLQNQLQESNENQDNLKEQLIEMQKKFRETYEMLQENQEEMKNLKSRLDSSGNPSEWLNDSSNSLSLQDSLANEIEEFVRRDLTIHQEKKLQNKKVLDNVRMLNNRETFSISTSGRTSPASNWSFASDERSEAASTFSFDEGSRPRKPVKKLQIVKPMEGSDTLSKWHHLASQNVRGGLHISERDTSPLKSEKGLDVSLDDDRSTVIGEGKSLPKAHLIIDSSTDDEQLVTVRRPPPRTLKQSTPNGGSKTTDLLNLLGTPAEKKRTIITRSSSALNSLRQGRKLLKSQGSDAKSKSEVIGMIANAMSKVNVEAQTEQRILSSLSQHDGRGRALSLSKSPEYKDYVDMPNVSRVLEKAASSKQIEEEDVTPVVSDSEPTEYRKSILPEKELDSITGPLGLLNRADPIDTNDNIMNRLYRLSGHSTNAPQPRSEENKPIKITTSATEKIETTTMKRNKSSGSLVDMMMNNKIQARPFGLSNLVSTSSADNFVNDTNSVSNLKDNVTSRSVEGGSDNIVLDEDLLKRTSKSMEAGLDTAKRTESSASSSGYSSGFFSFLGKFT, encoded by the exons ATGGAAGAACCTTTGTGCAATGAGGATAATGTTCTTGTTGCACCTGGAGATGCTGCTATTGACAGTTCCACttatttaaaggaagaaacGTTTAGTAGCAACGATATTGTGGAAAGATACGACGATGATGCTCCACAAGTCGAGCACTACAGTGAAGTTGGTTCTGAGAGTGGAGTTGAACCAGATTATACAGAATGGATATTTGATGATGCTGCTAGTGAGGCTGGTGTTATGTTTGATTTAAGTAATGAGCAGGCTATGGCAACCCTTAAATACTTTA cgtCCACTGCTGACCGAACAAATATGATGACCAAATTCCATAGCAATGATTTAGATCTCATATCGCAGGTGTTAAATGAT AAGGAGAAAGACCTTGAGCTTGCTGCTAAAATTGGCCAG tCATTGCTGCAAAGGAATAAGAGCCTCATGTTGAAGATTGAGAAGATGGAAGAATACCTTAACCAAACCATGGATAAT GAGCAACAACTAAAGTTTGATTTGCAGCAAAAGAATGAATTAGTGAAAATGTATTGGGAAGATGGTGAAGAGAGAAGCATTAGTTCTGTAGGCTCACAAGG GGACGCTTGTGACGACGAGGATATGATGCGTTTGACGAAAAGATGTCGGGACCTTGAAAAAGAGAATCATGATTTATTTACAGAG GCATTGGATATTCGGCAGCTCACAAATGACATTGAAGATAAAGAGGAAGGATTGGTGTTTGACTGCATCCAACAACTAT CTGAAGCGAAAACACAAATCACGACATTGACTGACGAGATTGCTGAAAAGTTTGAAGACAACCTTCAACAGCAAGAAGAAATCACCCAGCTTATAAATATGGTTGTGGAGTTGCAAAAGAAACAGAAACAG CTGAGTGCTGAAAATGAATTGTTACAGAATCAGCTGCAAGAATCAAATGAAAATCAAGACAACTTGAAAGAGCAG ctAATCGAGATGCAGAAAAAGTTTCGCGAGACGTATGAAATGTTACAAGAAAATCAGgaagaaatgaaaaatttaaaatcgcgATTAGA ctcATCAGGCAATCCGTCTGAATGGTTAAACGATTCATCCAACTCCCTCTCATTACAG GATTCGTTAGCCAATGAAATAGAGGAATTTGTGAGAAGAGATTTGACAATTCATCAAGAAAAGAA GCTTCAAAACAAGAAAGTTTTGGACAATGTTCGGATGTTGAACAACAGGGAGACATTCTCCATATCAACTTCTGGTCGCACTTCCCCTGCTTCAAACTGGAGTTTTGCATCAGACGAACGCTCTGAAGCGGCGTCTACTTTTAGTTTCGATG AAGGAAGTCGTCCTCGGAAACCTGTGAAGAAGCTGCAGATTGTGAAACCAATGGAAG GTTCTGACACTTTAAGCAAATGGCATCACCTTGCTTCGCAAAACGTTCGAGGTGGCTTGCACATCTCAGAGCGTGACACTTCTCCTTTGAAGAGTGAAAAAGGGTTGGATGTTTCATTAGATGATGATCGTTCCACTGTCATTGGCGAGGGAAAGTCTTTGCCGAAAGCTCACTTAATAATAGACAGCTCAACAGATGATGAGCAACTGGTGACAGTACGTAGGCCTCCACCACGGACGTTAAAACAAAGCACGCCTAACGGTGGAAGTAAAACGACTGACTTATTGAACTTGCTTGGAACTCCCGCTGAAAAGAAACGGACTATAATTACAAGGAGTTCATCCGCGTTAAATTCTTTGAGACAGGGGAGAAAGCTACTGAAAAGTCAAGGTAGTGATGCTAAATCAAAATCCGAGGTCATTGGTATGATTGCAAACGCCATGAGTAAGGTGAACGTTGAAGCGCAAACGGAGCAAAGGATACTCTCCTCCTTATCACAACACGACGGACGAGGGAGAGCGTTAAGTTTATCCAAATCTCCTGAGTATAAAGATTACGTTGACATGCCCAATGTATCCAGAGTGTTGGAAAAAGCGGCAAGTTCAAAACAAATCGAAGAGGAAGACGTAACGCCTGTTGTTTCCGATTCGGAACCAACGGAATATCGTAAGTCCATACTCCCAGAAAAAGAGCTTGATAGTATTACCGGGCCATTAGGATTATTAAACCGGGCGGACCCGATCGATACGAACGATAATATAATGAATCGATTATATcgtttatctggtcacagtacAAACGCGCCTCAACCAAGAAGTGAAGAGAACAAACCGATAAAGATAACGACGTCTGCGACAGAAAAAATCGAAACGACGACAATGAAACGAAACAAGAGTAGTGGTTCGCTTGTTGATATGATGATGAACAACAAAATTCAAGCTAGACCATTCGGCCTTTCAAATTTAGTAAGCACTTCAAGTGCAGACAATTTTGTTAATGATACGAATAGTGTGTCCAATTTAAAGGACAATGTAACATCCAGGAGTGTCGAAGGAGGTTCGGACAACATTGTTTTAGATGAGGATTTGCTTAAGAGAACTTCAAAGTCAATGGAAGCAGGACTGGATACAGCAAAAAGGACAGAAAGTTCAGCAAGTAGTTCAGGTTACAGTAGCGGTTTCTTTTCGTTTCTTGGAAAGTTTACTTAA
- the LOC130641748 gene encoding uncharacterized protein LOC130641748 isoform X2 — translation MVVTFCAMDTFERILTPSPFHLNCEELHLLVQDMSSTADRTNMMTKFHSNDLDLISQVLNDKEKDLELAAKIGQSLLQRNKSLMLKIEKMEEYLNQTMDNEQQLKFDLQQKNELVKMYWEDGEERSISSVGSQGDACDDEDMMRLTKRCRDLEKENHDLFTEALDIRQLTNDIEDKEEGLVFDCIQQLSEAKTQITTLTDEIAEKFEDNLQQQEEITQLINMVVELQKKQKQLSAENELLQNQLQESNENQDNLKEQLIEMQKKFRETYEMLQENQEEMKNLKSRLDSSGNPSEWLNDSSNSLSLQDSLANEIEEFVRRDLTIHQEKKLQNKKVLDNVRMLNNRETFSISTSGRTSPASNWSFASDERSEAASTFSFDEGSRPRKPVKKLQIVKPMEGSDTLSKWHHLASQNVRGGLHISERDTSPLKSEKGLDVSLDDDRSTVIGEGKSLPKAHLIIDSSTDDEQLVTVRRPPPRTLKQSTPNGGSKTTDLLNLLGTPAEKKRTIITRSSSALNSLRQGRKLLKSQGSDAKSKSEVIGMIANAMSKVNVEAQTEQRILSSLSQHDGRGRALSLSKSPEYKDYVDMPNVSRVLEKAASSKQIEEEDVTPVVSDSEPTEYRKSILPEKELDSITGPLGLLNRADPIDTNDNIMNRLYRLSGHSTNAPQPRSEENKPIKITTSATEKIETTTMKRNKSSGSLVDMMMNNKIQARPFGLSNLVSTSSADNFVNDTNSVSNLKDNVTSRSVEGGSDNIVLDEDLLKRTSKSMEAGLDTAKRTESSASSSGYSSGFFSFLGKFT, via the exons ATGGTTGTTACTTTTTGTGCGATGGATACGTTTGAAAGAATTCTCACACCAAGTCCCTTCCATTTGAATTGTGAAGAATTGCATCTGCTAGTTCAGGATATGT cgtCCACTGCTGACCGAACAAATATGATGACCAAATTCCATAGCAATGATTTAGATCTCATATCGCAGGTGTTAAATGAT AAGGAGAAAGACCTTGAGCTTGCTGCTAAAATTGGCCAG tCATTGCTGCAAAGGAATAAGAGCCTCATGTTGAAGATTGAGAAGATGGAAGAATACCTTAACCAAACCATGGATAAT GAGCAACAACTAAAGTTTGATTTGCAGCAAAAGAATGAATTAGTGAAAATGTATTGGGAAGATGGTGAAGAGAGAAGCATTAGTTCTGTAGGCTCACAAGG GGACGCTTGTGACGACGAGGATATGATGCGTTTGACGAAAAGATGTCGGGACCTTGAAAAAGAGAATCATGATTTATTTACAGAG GCATTGGATATTCGGCAGCTCACAAATGACATTGAAGATAAAGAGGAAGGATTGGTGTTTGACTGCATCCAACAACTAT CTGAAGCGAAAACACAAATCACGACATTGACTGACGAGATTGCTGAAAAGTTTGAAGACAACCTTCAACAGCAAGAAGAAATCACCCAGCTTATAAATATGGTTGTGGAGTTGCAAAAGAAACAGAAACAG CTGAGTGCTGAAAATGAATTGTTACAGAATCAGCTGCAAGAATCAAATGAAAATCAAGACAACTTGAAAGAGCAG ctAATCGAGATGCAGAAAAAGTTTCGCGAGACGTATGAAATGTTACAAGAAAATCAGgaagaaatgaaaaatttaaaatcgcgATTAGA ctcATCAGGCAATCCGTCTGAATGGTTAAACGATTCATCCAACTCCCTCTCATTACAG GATTCGTTAGCCAATGAAATAGAGGAATTTGTGAGAAGAGATTTGACAATTCATCAAGAAAAGAA GCTTCAAAACAAGAAAGTTTTGGACAATGTTCGGATGTTGAACAACAGGGAGACATTCTCCATATCAACTTCTGGTCGCACTTCCCCTGCTTCAAACTGGAGTTTTGCATCAGACGAACGCTCTGAAGCGGCGTCTACTTTTAGTTTCGATG AAGGAAGTCGTCCTCGGAAACCTGTGAAGAAGCTGCAGATTGTGAAACCAATGGAAG GTTCTGACACTTTAAGCAAATGGCATCACCTTGCTTCGCAAAACGTTCGAGGTGGCTTGCACATCTCAGAGCGTGACACTTCTCCTTTGAAGAGTGAAAAAGGGTTGGATGTTTCATTAGATGATGATCGTTCCACTGTCATTGGCGAGGGAAAGTCTTTGCCGAAAGCTCACTTAATAATAGACAGCTCAACAGATGATGAGCAACTGGTGACAGTACGTAGGCCTCCACCACGGACGTTAAAACAAAGCACGCCTAACGGTGGAAGTAAAACGACTGACTTATTGAACTTGCTTGGAACTCCCGCTGAAAAGAAACGGACTATAATTACAAGGAGTTCATCCGCGTTAAATTCTTTGAGACAGGGGAGAAAGCTACTGAAAAGTCAAGGTAGTGATGCTAAATCAAAATCCGAGGTCATTGGTATGATTGCAAACGCCATGAGTAAGGTGAACGTTGAAGCGCAAACGGAGCAAAGGATACTCTCCTCCTTATCACAACACGACGGACGAGGGAGAGCGTTAAGTTTATCCAAATCTCCTGAGTATAAAGATTACGTTGACATGCCCAATGTATCCAGAGTGTTGGAAAAAGCGGCAAGTTCAAAACAAATCGAAGAGGAAGACGTAACGCCTGTTGTTTCCGATTCGGAACCAACGGAATATCGTAAGTCCATACTCCCAGAAAAAGAGCTTGATAGTATTACCGGGCCATTAGGATTATTAAACCGGGCGGACCCGATCGATACGAACGATAATATAATGAATCGATTATATcgtttatctggtcacagtacAAACGCGCCTCAACCAAGAAGTGAAGAGAACAAACCGATAAAGATAACGACGTCTGCGACAGAAAAAATCGAAACGACGACAATGAAACGAAACAAGAGTAGTGGTTCGCTTGTTGATATGATGATGAACAACAAAATTCAAGCTAGACCATTCGGCCTTTCAAATTTAGTAAGCACTTCAAGTGCAGACAATTTTGTTAATGATACGAATAGTGTGTCCAATTTAAAGGACAATGTAACATCCAGGAGTGTCGAAGGAGGTTCGGACAACATTGTTTTAGATGAGGATTTGCTTAAGAGAACTTCAAAGTCAATGGAAGCAGGACTGGATACAGCAAAAAGGACAGAAAGTTCAGCAAGTAGTTCAGGTTACAGTAGCGGTTTCTTTTCGTTTCTTGGAAAGTTTACTTAA